A single Tachypleus tridentatus isolate NWPU-2018 chromosome 9, ASM421037v1, whole genome shotgun sequence DNA region contains:
- the LOC143227217 gene encoding uncharacterized protein LOC143227217, whose protein sequence is MKLVFLKRYATLFYIVLLTEGVLSTGLLKKVLKGAAIGVPAFVGAKLGTTAALTAPVILGLGLPAKSLKGLGLATLATSPLKPLLAGPVLAKAAFGGVAAGKGFAAGYAKGKLSGFPAVAAKSFPVSAVLNGLPAKFPVGALPAKAPIGLPLPTPVGAFPGTAPVGPFPLPIPVETWPENFPVESWPEDFPVEAWPENFPVQAWPENFPVQAWPGDLPDEAWV, encoded by the coding sequence ATGAAGCTCGTCTTTCTCAAGCGGTATGCAACACTGTTCTACATAGTCCTTCTGACAGAGGGCGTTCTTAGTACCGGGCTTCTAAAGAAGGTTCTTAAAGGTGCAGCAATTGGTGTTCCTGCCTTCGTTGGGGCGAAACTTGGAACTACTGCTGCATTAACAGCACCAGTTATTTTAGGTTTGGGGCTTCCTGCAAAATCTCTCAAAGGACTTGGACTAGCTACCTTAGCAACGTCACCCCTGAAACCTCTCTTGGCTGGACCAGTGCTCGCTAAAGCCGCATTTGGGGGAGTAGCAGCTGGAAAAGGCTTCGCAGCAGGATATGCAAAAGGAAAGTTATCTGGATTTCCAGCAGTAGCCGCTAAATCTTTTCCTGTGTCTGCTGTTTTAAATGGCTTACCTGCGAAATTCCCTGTTGGAGCATTGCCTGCAAAAGCTCCAATTGGGCTGCCGTTACCAACGCCTGTTGGAGCATTTCCTGGAACAGCTCCAGTTGGGCCATTTCCTTTACCCATCCCTGTTGAAACTTGGCCTGAAAATTTTCCTGTTGAATCCTGGCCTGAAGATTTTCCTGTTGAAGCCTGGCCTGAAAATTTTCCCGTTCAAGCCTGGCCTGAAAATTTTCCCGTTCAAGCCTGGCCTGGTGATCTTCCCGATGAGGCCtgggtttaa
- the LOC143227215 gene encoding uncharacterized protein LOC143227215 has translation MNRLLLIVCCGMLLPFASSRWSPFEGVLKPVAVGTGLGLFPIGMGAVKLAIALKALSLLSFRRRPIKPKFQKFAKHPVFNPYYNPYVFPFQDYDGYNDWYPNYSYGDYTSFLEFEKLRKKRETGIHTEEQESRPRNKRYHRTVIMK, from the coding sequence ATGAATCGGcttttgttaattgtttgttgcGGCATGCTGTTGCCATTTGCTAGCAGCAGATGGAGTCCATTTGAAGGAGTATTGAAACCAGTAGCAGTAGGTACGGGACTGGGCTTATTTCCTATTGGTATGGGTGCGGTGAAATTAGCCATTGCACTGAAAGCTCTGAGTTTGTTGAGCTTTCGGCGTCGACCAATCAAACCTAAGTTTCAAAAATTCGCCAAGCACCCCGTATTTAACCCATATTACAACCCTTACGTGTTCCCTTTTCAAGACTATGACGGATATAATGACTGGTACCCAAACTACAGTTATGGAGACTACACAAGCTTCTTGGAATTTGAAAAGTTAAGAAAGAAAAGAGAGACGGGTATACATACAGAAGAACAAGAGTCACGGCCACGTAATAAGAGATATCACAGGACAGTCATTATGAAATAA
- the LOC143227216 gene encoding uncharacterized protein LOC143227216 — translation MKLVYLKLYAVLCTVLLTEGVLSSGVLKKVLKGAAVGVPAFVGAKLGTTAALTAPVILGLGLGPKSLKGLGLATLATPLPKPFLAGPALAKAAFGGVAAGKGLGAGYAAGKFSGFPAVAPTPFPVSVIFNGLPALTPFGALPATAPIGTLPVTTPVGALPLPNPVETWPGNVPVEALSQVAGVEDWSEEVPAGIDIADSLLTPIEDWTLGDSVKFGYIFASGFDKKNDYGFFKTQGPKGYSTGFEITDPLGGYAYSHSSIATSRKRRSLQTTIPEESDLQKTDSSTSEDTLEPELVKTFTFIQDNDDNECVRKLVCEMAVDEKKYGQYGVEVTKFMLSLKSNDKAAPWYPYKTAATLGKKYGTLKMCSLQFPRCMKQFAPVFEETN, via the exons atgaaaCTCGTCTATCTCAAACTGTATGCAGTGTTGTGCACAGTCTTACTAACAGAAGGCGTTCTTAGTAGCGGGGTTCTGAAGAAGGTTCTTAAAGGTGCAGCAGTTGGTGTTCCTGCCTTCGTTGGGGCGAAACTTGGAACTACTGCTGCATTAACAGCACCAGTTATTTTAGGTTTGGGGCTTGGTCCTAAATCTCTCAAAGGACTTGGACTAGCCACCTTAGCAACGCCACTTCCTAAACCTTTCTTGGCTGGACCTGCGCTCGCTAAAGCTGCTTTTGGGGGAGTAGCAGCTGGAAAAGGCTTAGGAGCAGGATATGCAGCAGGAAAGTTCTCTGGGTTTCCAGCAGTAGCACCTACACCTTTTCCTGTGTCTGTCATTTTTAACGGCTTACCTGCACTAACTCCTTTTGGAGCATTGCCTGCAACAGCCCCCATTGGAACATTGCCTGTAACAACACCAGTTGGAGCTTTGCCGTTACCCAACCCTGTTGAAACTTGGCCTGGAAATGTCCCTGTTGAAGCTTTGTCTCAAGTTGCTGGTGTTGAAGACTGGTCTGAAGAAGTCCCTGCAGGTATTGATATTGCAGATTCTCTGCTAACTCCAATAGAAGACTGGACATTAGGCGACTCAGTAAAATTTGGTTACATCTTTGCAAGCGGGTTTGATAAAAAGAATGATTACGGTTTCTTTAAAACACAAGGACCCAAGGGATACTCTACTGGTTTTGAGATTACTGACCCTCTGGGAGGCTACGCTTATAGTCACAGTTCTATTGCCACCTCCAGAAAACGCCGTTCCCTACAAACAACAATTCCAGAAGAGTCAGATTTACAGAAGACAGATTCCTCAACAAGTGAGGATACGTTGGAGCCAGAACTTGTAAAAACGTTTACTTTTATACAAGATAATGACGATAACGAGTGTGTAAGAAAACTAGTATGTGAAATGGCAGTTGATGAGAAAAAGTACGGACAATACGGAGTTGAAGTCACCAAGTTCATGTT GTCTCTCAAGTCAAACGACAAAGCCGCCCCCTGGTATCCATACAAAACAGCAGCAACATTGGGTAAAAAGTATGGAACTCTTAAAATGTGTTCTCTCCAGTTCCCTCGATGTATGAAACAGTTCGCGCCTGTCTTTGaggaaacaaattaa